Genomic DNA from Limnochordia bacterium:
GTTGCTCAATCTCTCCAGAGGACATTTCCAGTAATTCTTCTGCTTCCGTACCCACCACCTTAGCTACGGTTAAATCACGGAAATACCGGTTTACATCGATCACAAACTGCCTTACATCGTGGCCACCATCGAGGACCTCTTTGATTAGGCCCAAGGCCACCGTCGCGTTTCGATCCAACACCCCTGCAACAAACCGAAATAGGGTATCCCGTGAAACGGTGCCTAGAACCTGTAACACCGATTCCATATCCACCTGCGCACCAGCAAAGGACACACACTGATCAAGGATACCTAAAGCATCACGCATGCCACCCTCCGCTCTTCTGCTAATTAAGCGTAGGGCAGCCTCCTCTACTCCAAAACCTTCCTGCTGGGCGATGTAAGAAAGACGAGAAAAGATTTCGTTACTGGAAAAGCGTCTAAAATCAAAGGTTTGACACCGGGAAATAATCGTTGCCGGTATCCTGTGGGCTTCGGTGGTAGCAAACACAAAAAGGACATGAGATGGGGGTTCTTCCAGGATCTTCAATAGTGCATTAAAGGCCTCGGTAGTGAGCATGTGCACCTCATCGATAATGTACACCTTATATCGACCAGCCGCCGGTGCATACCGAGTTTTCTCCCGCAACTCCCTAATCTCATCGATACCACGATTTGATGCACCATCAATTTCAATGACATCCATGGCATAGCCCGCATTAAGGGATGTACAGTTTTCACATGCATTACAGGGCTGACTTGTAGGGCCATTCACACAGTTTAATCCCTTGGCGAGGATTCTTGCTAACGTAGTCTTACCTGTACCCCGCGGTCCAGCAAAGAGATACGCATGGGCTATACGCCCTTCATCCAATGCATTTTTTAGGGTGCGGACTACATGTTCTTGACCAACAACATCGTCAAACCCTTGGGGACGCCATTTACGATACAATGAAAGATATGCCACGAACTGGGGACCTCCCTGTTGCTTCAAACATAATCCCAGGCAACAGTTAGTACTTCGCTACAGCCACTCCATATTCCTGGAATAAAAAATGACCGTGCACCCATTTTCGATTTGCTTATCCGGACGATACCGAAACAGTTAGCTCAAAGCAGGCACCCTTACGGCACACGGGAGCATTTGTTTACCGCTGCTTCCTCCCGGACCTGACGGGATTCACAAGGTCCCGTTGCGTAAGACCCACTCG
This window encodes:
- the dnaX gene encoding DNA polymerase III subunit gamma/tau; amino-acid sequence: MAYLSLYRKWRPQGFDDVVGQEHVVRTLKNALDEGRIAHAYLFAGPRGTGKTTLARILAKGLNCVNGPTSQPCNACENCTSLNAGYAMDVIEIDGASNRGIDEIRELREKTRYAPAAGRYKVYIIDEVHMLTTEAFNALLKILEEPPSHVLFVFATTEAHRIPATIISRCQTFDFRRFSSNEIFSRLSYIAQQEGFGVEEAALRLISRRAEGGMRDALGILDQCVSFAGAQVDMESVLQVLGTVSRDTLFRFVAGVLDRNATVALGLIKEVLDGGHDVRQFVIDVNRYFRDLTVAKVVGTEAEELLEMSSGEIEQLINNFSQISLDQLLQVYDLFAEAEAEIKRSAEVRLPLERAVIRATNDIYRCSTGDLLQRIEKLEEKIDALEQRGVTVVLEKKQKEQTTVSQQSRPAQDEDAVKPEEPPVEPMSSNDVDTVTRLKEDWDQTIRQCRDDRRVDIEAFLKEATPTGLSQDVLVLGFPADKRFHKASLEQPKNQDYIDRFFSRVVGRKVAVECRFMEEETQPPEDAKQEAKDPALEAALKFFQGTVTKIDEP